The Desulfonatronum lacustre DSM 10312 region CGCTCTCCGATTTCGCGTGTCGGCCCGGAACAAGCAGCCCCAGTGGCTCCGATCGCTGAACGAGCCGTTGAGCGACAAACCGAGCCCCCAGCGGAAGCACCAACCGACCCACCAACTGAACCAATGGTTGAACCGCTCCCGGTCGTGCCCGATGTCACGCGGCAAGCTGAACCTGCGATGCGCCGGGAGCCTATTCTCCGTCAGCCGGTGATGGAAGCCGAGACGGCGCGTGAGGAAGACGCCGAATCTGCTCCCGCGGTAGAGGCGGTTCCTGAGTCGCCCGCGGAGGTCGCGGAGGTCGCGGAGGAACCGGACGCCCTGCCGGACCAGCTCGAATCGCCTCCGGAGCCGGAGCCTTCTCCCGCTCCCTTCGCGCCGGAGCGGGCCGAGGACCCGGACGCGAAATATCAGCGGTTGCTGTCATCGGCCAGAGCAGCGATGATGAATTCGGAGTTCGATGTGGCCATCGAGGCCTTGCGTGCTCTTTCCAATCTGCCGGACCTGTCGGACGCGGTGCGGGAGGAGGTGCTTTACAACATCGGCGACGCCTTGTTCGGTCTGCACCAGGCTGATCTGGCCGATAATTTCGGACCCGTCGCCCACGCCTATGAACGGGCCATGAACTTCAACCCAAAATCCCAGAGGACCGCCCTGGCCTTACGCAACCTGGGAGTGCTTCATTTGCGGGTGAACAACCTGCCGGAGGCCAAGGCGTATTTCAACGTGCTCAAGCGCGACTATCCCCATGATCCTCTTGTGCCCACCGCGGAGTACTATCTCGGACAGTTTTTTCTGGAACGGGGGGACTACGATCAAGCCGCGGATCACTTCCAGATCGTGGTTCAGAATCATCCGGAGCACTCCATCGCCCAGCAATCCTCGGTGGGATTGGCCAAGGCCTTGAACGCCCTGGGCTATGACGAACAGGCATTCCAGATCATGGATTTTATGGAGAAGCGCTGGCCCAGATACTATATCGACGAACCCGAACTGCTGGAGTTGGCCGGAATCATCGCCTTGCGCGTCAACGCGCTGGACTCCGCGAAGCAGCGTTTGCTGACCTATTACAACCTGATGCCGGACACCCCGGAAGCTCATATGCTGTTGGCCCGGATCGGGGACATCTATCTGCTTTCCGGGCAGTCGGATCCGGCCAGACGAGTCTTTGAACGGGCCGCGGAGCTCTTTCCGGACCAGGAGGGCGGCTTGATCGCCAAGATGCGTCTGGTGGAGGGCGGGATCCATGATGAACCCAGTCTGGACGATATGTTTGCCACGCGCAGGGCCGCGGAGGTTTATTCTGAAATTATTTCCAAACACCCTGACAGCCCCCTGGCCGCGGTGGCCACGATCAAGCTGGCCATCTGGCAGATATGGAACAAGCGGCTCGAGGACAGCTTGATGGTCGTCAGTGAGTTCTTGGCGAATCAACCCAACCATTCTCTGGTTCCCAAGGCTTTGGAAGTAGGGACCGAAGCGTTCACGCAGTTGGTGGAGCGCAACGCGGCGGACGGACGATATCCCGAGATTTTGGAGCAGTGGGACGAGAATGTCTTTCTCCACGACTTGCTGGACGAGTTGTCTCCAAGCACCCAGCTCGGCTTGGCCATGGCTTACTGGAGGGCCGGCGATCTGGAGCAGGCCATTGCCTTGGCCAGGCCCTACCTTCGGGAGGACACGCCCAAGGAGCTGCAAATCGCGGCTTTGGAGTTGATTCTGGGAATTTTTCTGGAACAGCAGGAGTGGACGCGCATCGTGGACCTGGCTCCACTACGGGACGACCTGCCCGGGCCGCAGCGGCGGGAGCTGACCTATTCCGTGGCCCTGGCCATGGAAAACCTGGGCCGCTCCGAGGAGGCCCGGCCGCTTTGGCGCGGGCTGGCCGAAGACTTCGACCTGACCGACGCCCAGCGCGGCTATGCCCTGTACTTTCTGGCCCGCACGGCCATGCAGGAGGAAAATTTCGAACGCGTTTACCTCTACGCCCAGGAAGCTCTGAGCCTGTTGCTGCTGGACCGGGAGGACCCCGGCAAGATCAGGGATGCCGTAACCTGGCTGACCCAGGTCACGGAACGCACCGGTCGGCTCCAGGAAGCCCTGGCCTGGGCCTTGGAACTGGACCAACTCATCGACCGTTCCGACCCGGACTGGAGCATGAGCCGCTATCGTCTGGCTCAACTCTATCAGCGCGCCCAGAACCACGCCGAATGGAAAGCCGTTCTGGAAGACTTGAAAGCCGAAGACCCCCAAGGCCTCTACGGGCGCCTGGCCGCCTCCGCCCTCCAGGGACGTACCCTGGAAGACAGCGCGGGTCGTTTTTATTAGGGCCTGTTTCTCAAAATAGTTCGTAACTACTCAGCACAAAGCAATGCTGCTGTCGGGGTCGGAATCGGAATCGGGATCGAAAACGCTGGGATGCGTTCTTAATTTTTCCTGTTTCGATTCCGATACCGATACCGACCCCGATTGCCGGAACAAGAGCGGAGGTGAAATGTGCTGAGTAGATACAATAGTTCCAGATATTTCGGCTTCTATGATCTGTTCCGGAACAGGACGTAGTAGGCCACGGGGATCAGTACCAGGGTAAAGACCGTGGAGGCGATCAGGCCGAAGATCAGGGCCCAGGCCAGGCCGGAGAAGACCGGGTCCAGGGTGATGGGCCAGACGCCCAGGGCCGTGGTCAGGGCGGTGAGTACGATGGGCTGGAGGCGGATGGCCCCGCTTTGGAGTACGGCATCCCTGAAGTCCTGGCCCCGCTCCACGGCGGCCCGGATGAAGTCGATGAGCACCAGGGAGTTGCGGATCACGATCCCGCCCAGGGCGATCATCCCGATCATGGCCGTGGCCGTGAAAAAGACCGGGTCCGCGAAACCGTCCACCTCCCGGCCGGTGAGCAGGTTCAGCAGCCAGAATCCGGGCATGATGCCCATCAGGGTCAGCGGGATGGCGGTCATGATCAACAGGGGCAGGGCCAGGGACGCTGTCTGGACCACCAGCAGCAGATAGATCCCGACCATGGCCGCGCCAAAGGCCAGCCCCAGATCCCGGAAGACATCCACGGTGATCTTCCATTCCCCCTCCCCGGTCCAGACCACGTCGATGCCTTGGGGCGGCGGAGAGGCGCGCAGCTTGGCTTGCAGGTCCAGCACGGCCTCGGCCGGAGGCAGACCCGCGGTTTCCGCGGTGACGTAGACCACCCGGCGCAGATTCTTGTGCAGGATGGGCTGTTCTTCCATTTCCCGGACAAATTGGCCCAGCTCGCCCAGAGGGAGCATGCTTCCATCCGCTCCGCGCACGTGCAGAGCCTCCAGATCCGCCGGGGAGACGCGCAGCTCCCGGGGCAGGATCACTCGTACGGGCAGGGTCTGGCGTTCGTGGGGGCTTTGGATCGTCGCCGGGGTGGTTCCGGCCGCGGCCATGCGTAGGGCGTGGAGCAGGTCCCGGGCGCTCAGGCCGTGCAGCCCGGCTTTTTCCCTGTCCGGGACGAAGGTCAGCCTGGGGCGGGCAGCGACGCGGCTGTCGTCCACATCCACCACGAACTCCTTGGCCTCCATCATGTCCCGGACATGCTCCGCGCCTTGGAACAGACGCCCGTAGGGCTGTTCCGGGCCGCCGTAGATTTCCGCTACCAGGGTGGCCATGACCGGCGGGCCGGGAGGGATTTCCACGATCTGGATGGTGGCCGACCACTGCCTGGCGATGTGTTCCAGGTCGTTGCGCACGGAGAGGACGATCTCGTGGCTTTGGCGGCGGCGTTCGCCTTTGGGCGTCAGATTGATCCGGATGTCGCCCAGGTGGCCGCCCTCCCGGGCATAGTAGCGGCGGACCATCCCGTTGAAGTCCATGGGCGAGGCCATGCCGGCGAAGCTGAGCACGCTCACGGCTTCGGGCAGTCCGGCCAGGTAGGCGGCCATGTCCCGGAGCACCGCGTCCGTGGTTTCCAGGGGCGTGCCCTCGGGCATGTCCACCACCACCTGGAACTCGTCGCGGTTGTCAAAGGGCAGCATTTTCAGGGGCACCAGGCGCAGCGCGGCAAGGGACGCGGCCAGGACCAGCAGGGCCAGGACCACGCCGACCAGGGCCACGCGCAGGACGCGATGGTCCAGAAACGGGCCGACCACGGTGCGGTAGGCGCGCAGGACCCAGTCCGGCACCCCGGTAGCGTTTGTAGCGTTGGCATCGGCGGCCGGGGCGGGAGGAGGATTGGCGGCGGGTCGCATTTTACGGCGCAGCAGCAGGTGGCAGAGCCAGGGGACGATGGTCAGGGCGCAGATCGTGGAGAAGATCACGGTCAGGGGCACGTTGGCGGCCATGGGGGCCATGTACGGGCCCATCATCCCGGTGATGAAGAACAGCGGCAGGAAGCAGGCGATGATGGCCAGGGTGGACATGATCACCGGCACGAAGACCTCGGCCACGGCACTGAGCGTGGCCCAGGCCGGGCCGGGGTGGTTCAGGCGCATGTGCCGGCGGATGTTGTCCACGTTGGTGATCGGGTCGTCCACCACCAGACCCAGGGAAAGGATCAGGGCGAAGAGGGTCACCCGGTTGATGGTGTAGCCCAGCAGATGGCTGCTGAACAGGGCCAGTGAAAAACTGACCGGAATGGCCACGGCCACCACCAGGGCGGCCCGCCAGCCCATGGTCAGGGCCAGCACGATCACCACCGTGGACACGGCGAAGACCAGGGACCAGAGCAGATCATTGACCTTGTTCTGGGCGGTTTGACCGTAGTCCCGGGTGACTTCCAGATGCACGTCCTCGGGCAGCACAAGGGGGCGCAGGGTCTGGGCCGCATCCAGGATGCCCCGGGTCACGGCCACGGCGTTGGCCCCGCGCTGTTTGGCCAGGGCCAGGGTCACGGCGGGCATTTCCAGGGAATGTCCGCCGTGACCCTGGCCCCGTCCGCCCCGTCCACCCTCGGGCAGGTTCCGGGCTTGCGTATCGCCGAAGCGGATGCGGGTATAGCCGGTCGGCTCGCAGGGGCCGTCCAGAACCCGGGCCACGTCCCGGAGGTGCACCGGTCGGGCCTGATTGCGGTCCTGGTACACGCCCACCACCACCCCGGCCACGTCCGCCGCGGAGGTGAACCGTCCGTCCCCCAACACGTTCAGTTCCCGGTTGCCCCGGAGCAGGGATCCGGCGCTGAGCGCCGTGTCCGCCGCGATCAGCACGCGCTCCAGGTCGGCGAACGTCACCCCGTGCCCGGCCATGCGCGACGGGTCCGGCTCCACCCGGATTTCCCGGTGTCGGCCCCCGACGATGACGGCCCGGGACACGTCCGGAACCTCGGACAAGCGGGACAGCAATTCCTCCCCGATCCGGCGCAGCTCGAAATCGGACCGGGTCGGGGAGTACAGGGTCAGGGTGAGCACGGGCACGTCGTCGATTTCCACGGGCCGGATCAGCCAGTCGGTCACCAGCGGCGGGACCTGATCCTCGTGCATGGCGATCTTGTTGTGCAGCTTGACCAGGGAGCGCTCCCGGTCCTCGCCCACGAAAAAACGGACCGTGACCACGGCTTGGTCCCTCCGGGACACGGAATAAACGTACTCCACCCCGTCAATCTGCCAGAGCAGCTTTTCCAGCGGCGTGGCCACCAGTTTTTCCACCTCTTCCGGTCCTGCCCCCGGAGCCTGGACGATGACGTCGGCCATGGGCACCACGATCTGGGGCTCTTCCTCCCGGGGCGTGACCAGCAGGGCCGCGACCCCCAGGGCCAGGGCCAGAACCAGAAACACCCCGGCCAGATGCGAGGAGAGAAACGGGGCCACCAGGGCCGGGACGAGCCCAGGAGGGCGGGTGGGCTGGTGGGAAGGAGAGGCGGAAGGCGTCATGATCCGGGAGCGGGATGCAGCCAGAGCCGTTCGCCACCGTCCAGGCCGGAGAGAACCTCGACCTGGTCGTCATGGACGCGGCCCAGGCGCAGGTGGCGCAAGGTGTAGGTGGAATCGTCATGGACCACGGCGGCCAGCTCCAGTTGCCCGATGCGGAGCACGGCCCGGGAATCCACGAGGACCATTGGTTGCGCGGGCATGGGGATATGCAGCCGGACGAACATGCCGGGCCGCGGATTCGTGTCCGGGATGTCGGTGGTCCTGGGGAGGGCCGCATCGGCAGGTGGCGGGGAAGCGGGGACCAGCTTGACCAGAAAGGTCCGCGAGTCCGTCGCCGCCAGAGGTTCGACCTCGTCCACCACCACGGGGAACTCCCGGTCCAGGGCGTCCACCCGGGCCGTGAACCCCGTTCCCACGGTCATCATCTGGTGAAACCGTTCCGGCACCTGGACCTCCAGGCGCGAATCCGGACTGTGCAGCAAGAGCAGGGTCCGCCCCGGCTGGACCACATCGCCCGGCTCAACGGAGCGCCGGGCGATGATCCCCTCCTCGGAAGCCGTGATGCTGGTATGGCCCAGGGCCACGGTGAGTTCCTGAATCCGCTGCTCCAGACGCGACTGCTGGGCTTCCAGTTCCTGGATGCTTTGCCCGGCCTGGCCGCTCTCGGCTCTGGCGGCCAGAAACGCGGCCCGTGCGTGGTCCAGTTCCTGGGCGGCGGACGCGCCCTGGGCGTGCAGGGCTTCGATCCGGGCAAAGTCGGATTGGGCCAGGTCGAATCCGGCCTGGGCCTTTTCCTGGCCCTGATGTGCCCGCTTCAGCGCGGAGCCCAGGGCTTCCAGGTCATGGCGGCCCTGGGCCAGGCGGGACTGGAGTTCCCGGTCGTCCAATTCCAACAGGGTTTCCCCCCGCCGGATCCGTTGCCCCGGACGGACCAGGACACGCCGGACCTCGGCCTGAACCTGGGCGCTGACCGCGATCTCGACCCTGGGCCGAATCTCGCCCACGGCCTCAATCCAGGCCGGTACGGCGGCTCGTAGCGCAACGGTAGTTTCCGTGCCTGGGGGCAGAACGCCGCCCTGGAGACTGTTCCGAAAGTCGCTCTGGGCGCCACTCCGGACGCCGGGCGAGGATGGTTCGGGCGGGGCGTCCTTAAGCAACAACCATGCTCCGCTCAGCAGCAGGATCAGCACGATGAGGGGAAGGAAAAGCAGCGGGCGGGGGAAGATGCGCGGCATAGGGGAAAGGGCGTTGTTTTTTCGGAAGCGGGATGCATTACCGAAGGTTGTCTTATCGACGTATGGTCCGCATCTTGTCAAATACGTCCGGAGCGGTCGGGTTCATTGAAAGGCGGGGGCGGAAGGTTTAGAAAAGCATCTTGATCGACGTCACCGCAAAACGAGGAGGCCTTTGGTGCTCACGGCAATCCAAACCTTA contains the following coding sequences:
- a CDS encoding tetratricopeptide repeat protein, with product MSLRQYPQREQVTLQLPVDTTTTPTAPLVRRVDGRVVRLELSGVGQSELAELVLPSPAGSRLLTAFLRDPAGLVVRTSTEAFGFVSQFNPSTGLLLVDFFPDPLGNRWRDTAPRPAPSAPPALPARPEPAPEPAPGPVPEPSEVPAVSPPEPPPAAPPPPSSQARASIEPSEMPDQRIVPRAEPPADSMTGEIRRPLRERPEDETDDPVSMADPISTATDETPQVRAPIRAAVPEQIEPSAPPTSASDTVSPRIQTQDQPQDQTQDLSAVRSPISRVGPEQAAPVAPIAERAVERQTEPPAEAPTDPPTEPMVEPLPVVPDVTRQAEPAMRREPILRQPVMEAETAREEDAESAPAVEAVPESPAEVAEVAEEPDALPDQLESPPEPEPSPAPFAPERAEDPDAKYQRLLSSARAAMMNSEFDVAIEALRALSNLPDLSDAVREEVLYNIGDALFGLHQADLADNFGPVAHAYERAMNFNPKSQRTALALRNLGVLHLRVNNLPEAKAYFNVLKRDYPHDPLVPTAEYYLGQFFLERGDYDQAADHFQIVVQNHPEHSIAQQSSVGLAKALNALGYDEQAFQIMDFMEKRWPRYYIDEPELLELAGIIALRVNALDSAKQRLLTYYNLMPDTPEAHMLLARIGDIYLLSGQSDPARRVFERAAELFPDQEGGLIAKMRLVEGGIHDEPSLDDMFATRRAAEVYSEIISKHPDSPLAAVATIKLAIWQIWNKRLEDSLMVVSEFLANQPNHSLVPKALEVGTEAFTQLVERNAADGRYPEILEQWDENVFLHDLLDELSPSTQLGLAMAYWRAGDLEQAIALARPYLREDTPKELQIAALELILGIFLEQQEWTRIVDLAPLRDDLPGPQRRELTYSVALAMENLGRSEEARPLWRGLAEDFDLTDAQRGYALYFLARTAMQEENFERVYLYAQEALSLLLLDREDPGKIRDAVTWLTQVTERTGRLQEALAWALELDQLIDRSDPDWSMSRYRLAQLYQRAQNHAEWKAVLEDLKAEDPQGLYGRLAASALQGRTLEDSAGRFY
- a CDS encoding efflux RND transporter permease subunit, giving the protein MTPSASPSHQPTRPPGLVPALVAPFLSSHLAGVFLVLALALGVAALLVTPREEEPQIVVPMADVIVQAPGAGPEEVEKLVATPLEKLLWQIDGVEYVYSVSRRDQAVVTVRFFVGEDRERSLVKLHNKIAMHEDQVPPLVTDWLIRPVEIDDVPVLTLTLYSPTRSDFELRRIGEELLSRLSEVPDVSRAVIVGGRHREIRVEPDPSRMAGHGVTFADLERVLIAADTALSAGSLLRGNRELNVLGDGRFTSAADVAGVVVGVYQDRNQARPVHLRDVARVLDGPCEPTGYTRIRFGDTQARNLPEGGRGGRGQGHGGHSLEMPAVTLALAKQRGANAVAVTRGILDAAQTLRPLVLPEDVHLEVTRDYGQTAQNKVNDLLWSLVFAVSTVVIVLALTMGWRAALVVAVAIPVSFSLALFSSHLLGYTINRVTLFALILSLGLVVDDPITNVDNIRRHMRLNHPGPAWATLSAVAEVFVPVIMSTLAIIACFLPLFFITGMMGPYMAPMAANVPLTVIFSTICALTIVPWLCHLLLRRKMRPAANPPPAPAADANATNATGVPDWVLRAYRTVVGPFLDHRVLRVALVGVVLALLVLAASLAALRLVPLKMLPFDNRDEFQVVVDMPEGTPLETTDAVLRDMAAYLAGLPEAVSVLSFAGMASPMDFNGMVRRYYAREGGHLGDIRINLTPKGERRRQSHEIVLSVRNDLEHIARQWSATIQIVEIPPGPPVMATLVAEIYGGPEQPYGRLFQGAEHVRDMMEAKEFVVDVDDSRVAARPRLTFVPDREKAGLHGLSARDLLHALRMAAAGTTPATIQSPHERQTLPVRVILPRELRVSPADLEALHVRGADGSMLPLGELGQFVREMEEQPILHKNLRRVVYVTAETAGLPPAEAVLDLQAKLRASPPPQGIDVVWTGEGEWKITVDVFRDLGLAFGAAMVGIYLLLVVQTASLALPLLIMTAIPLTLMGIMPGFWLLNLLTGREVDGFADPVFFTATAMIGMIALGGIVIRNSLVLIDFIRAAVERGQDFRDAVLQSGAIRLQPIVLTALTTALGVWPITLDPVFSGLAWALIFGLIASTVFTLVLIPVAYYVLFRNRS
- a CDS encoding efflux RND transporter periplasmic adaptor subunit; the protein is MPRIFPRPLLFLPLIVLILLLSGAWLLLKDAPPEPSSPGVRSGAQSDFRNSLQGGVLPPGTETTVALRAAVPAWIEAVGEIRPRVEIAVSAQVQAEVRRVLVRPGQRIRRGETLLELDDRELQSRLAQGRHDLEALGSALKRAHQGQEKAQAGFDLAQSDFARIEALHAQGASAAQELDHARAAFLAARAESGQAGQSIQELEAQQSRLEQRIQELTVALGHTSITASEEGIIARRSVEPGDVVQPGRTLLLLHSPDSRLEVQVPERFHQMMTVGTGFTARVDALDREFPVVVDEVEPLAATDSRTFLVKLVPASPPPADAALPRTTDIPDTNPRPGMFVRLHIPMPAQPMVLVDSRAVLRIGQLELAAVVHDDSTYTLRHLRLGRVHDDQVEVLSGLDGGERLWLHPAPGS